From the Candidatus Hydrogenedentota bacterium genome, one window contains:
- a CDS encoding iron-sulfur cluster assembly scaffold protein, which produces MSSHQSWAYTDIVKDHFMNPRNILRDDDYQDDGKGIVGNIQCGDEMLVVIKVDKENETIADCKWRTYGCASAIASTSVMSELVIGLPLHEAFNIGPRQIASALGQLPENKIHCSVLGDKALRAAINDYYLRSGQAGKVVKEVARIVCTCMNVTDHEIEEAVLDGARTFLELQEQTKISTVCGKCKDEAQQLLKDYVKKHFAPE; this is translated from the coding sequence ATGAGCAGTCACCAATCTTGGGCTTATACAGACATTGTAAAAGACCATTTTATGAACCCTCGAAATATACTCAGAGATGACGATTATCAGGATGACGGCAAAGGAATCGTCGGCAATATCCAATGCGGCGACGAAATGTTGGTGGTCATCAAAGTTGATAAAGAGAATGAGACGATCGCTGATTGCAAATGGCGCACCTACGGCTGTGCCAGCGCTATAGCGAGTACATCCGTTATGTCTGAACTTGTCATTGGATTGCCCCTTCATGAGGCCTTCAACATCGGGCCGAGGCAAATAGCCTCTGCCTTGGGACAACTTCCTGAAAACAAAATCCACTGTTCTGTACTTGGCGATAAAGCCTTGCGGGCAGCCATTAACGACTACTATCTTCGTTCAGGTCAAGCCGGGAAGGTTGTTAAAGAAGTAGCGCGCATTGTATGCACCTGTATGAATGTGACGGATCATGAGATTGAAGAAGCAGTGCTGGATGGAGCACGCACCTTTCTGGAACTGCAAGAACAAACCAAGATCAGCACTGTTTGCGGCAAATGCAAAGATGAGGCGCAGCAATTACTAAAAGATTATGTAAAAAAACACTTCGCCCCTGAGTGA